Part of the Paenibacillus terrae HPL-003 genome is shown below.
TCCATTAAGTAGTTAAATCATATGTTAATAACACCCAGCCTTTTCTCACGAATGATATAATGGCAAAAAGGGAGATGTTGGCTGCGGCCTAAAGGCTCCAAAACAGAAAGGGTGTTATTTCAGATGCCTACATACAACAAGCTGGTGCGGGATCGGATTCCGCACATCATTACGTCTCAGGGTAAGGAATGCCGAACGCGTATTTTGGACCCGGAGGAATATAAGCAGGAGCTGAGAACAAAGCTTCGTGAAGAGGCAACGGAATATTTTGAAGCGGCAAAAGATAAGGACGCGCTGGAAGAGCTTGCGGATATGCTGGAAGTCATCCGGGCGCTGGCAGAAGTACATGGGGCGGATGCAGCAGAACTGGACAAGCTGCGGGCAGACAAAGCCGAGGCACGGGGTGGATTCCAGGAGCGGGTGTTCTTAATCGATGTCGACGAAGCTTAATGTCAAGCTTATCACGGATAATTTGGTGGATGGGCTGATTGGCTTGATACAACTCCTCTTTTTCGGTATTACTTAAAATACATATGCCACATCTTATTAATTAGTGGAAGGTGAATTAATGCAAAAAGAAGATATATATAGACACATTAAAGTTCTTGAACTGGAATTATTTAAGTTTTCTCCATATAGGTATATTAGAGATCTTATTAAAGATCCAAATGATATTCTACTGTATAAAAACTTGCTTAGAAACACCTCCCTTGATAATCAATCAATTGAATATTTAGTACAAATTATTGTTAGTTACATGAAAGATAACCAAAGATTTAGACGGGTTGAGTGTATGAAAATTTTAAAGCGAATTATTAAAAATCGGAGTTCTAATGAGTTCTTCGAGTCATCTTTAATAAATGGATTGTTCTACTTATATAAGTGTTATATTTTTACTGGTAGTGATGAAATACAATGGGCAGTTAGTGTATTTATCAAAGATCAATTACTAAGTGATGATGATATCAAGTGGTTGATAGATAATTGTGACGATTCTGAACATCTTACAAATCGTTTGCTTCGATATCCACGGGAAAATCCATTAATTACTGAATGGGCTGAGCAAACTTATAAAAGTGGGGACTTGTCGGAGCGACTTTCAGAAGTTGTTTC
Proteins encoded:
- a CDS encoding nucleoside triphosphate pyrophosphohydrolase, with translation MPTYNKLVRDRIPHIITSQGKECRTRILDPEEYKQELRTKLREEATEYFEAAKDKDALEELADMLEVIRALAEVHGADAAELDKLRADKAEARGGFQERVFLIDVDEA